In Gadus chalcogrammus isolate NIFS_2021 chromosome 11, NIFS_Gcha_1.0, whole genome shotgun sequence, a single window of DNA contains:
- the nt5c3a gene encoding cytosolic 5'-nucleotidase 3 isoform X1 produces the protein MVTKCSHAMKSFPRDLFFFPLCNVFLLCVPAGWTGLFLSPVLGQAVCMPQFEKNTVHMKDPERVEQIICSMIKGGASKLQIITDFDMTLSKFAVNGKRCPTCHNIIDNCKLVTEDCREKLLQLKNKYYPIEIDPQLTMEEKYPFMVEWYFKSHTLLVEQRLQKDKLPDIVRESDSALREGYEHFFDRLQQHSVPVFIFSAGLGDVLEEIIRQAGVYLPNVKVVSNFMDFDDNGILKGFKGELIHVYNKHDGALRNTEYFKQFKDNTNIILMGDSLGDLNMADGVPNRENILKIGFLNDKVDELLDKYLNSYDIVLVKDETLEVPNAILQKIL, from the exons ATGGTGACGAAGTGCTCCCATGCAATGAAGTCCTTCCCTCGCGACCTTTTCTTCTTCCCGTTATGCAATGTTTTCCTGCTGTGTGTACCAGCGGGGTGGACAGGCCTATTTCTCTCCCCTGTCTTGggacaggctgtgtgt ATGCCTCAGTTTGAGAAGAACACGGTACACATGAAGGACCCGGAGAGGGTGGAGCAGATCATCTGTAGCATGATCAAAGGAGGAGCGTCGAAACTACAG ATCATCACAGATTTTGACATGACGTTAAGCAAATTTGCCGTCAACGGAAAACGCTGCCCGACATGTCACA atattaTTGATAACTGTAAGCTAGTGACGGAGGACTGCAGAGAGAAGCTTCTACAGCTGAAGAATAAATACTATCCCATTGAGATCGACCCCCAGCTCACGATGGAGGAGAAGTACCCCTTCATGGTGGaatg GTACTTTAAGTCCCACACGTTATTGGTGGAGCAGAGGCTGCAGAAGGACAAACTGCCCGATATTGTGCGAGAGTCAGACTCAGCCCTCAG GGAGGGCTACGAGCACTTCTTCGACCGCCTCCAGCAGCACAGTGTGCCCGTGTTCATCTTCTCCGCGGGTCTGGGGGACGTGTTGGAGGAGATCATCAGACAGGCTGGGGTCTACCTCCCCAACGTCAAGGTGGTCTCCAACTTCATGGACTTTGACGACAAC GGCATCCTGAAAGGCTTCAAGGGAGAACTGATCCACGTGTACAACAAGCATGACGGGGCCCTGCGCAACACAGAGTACTTTAAGCAGTTCAAGGACAACACCAACATCATCCTCATGGGTGATTCCCTGGGAGACCTAAACATGGCCGACGGCGTGCCCAACCGGGAGAACATACTGAAGATCGGATTCCTCAATGACAAG GTGGACGAGCTGCTGGACAAGTACCTGAACTCCTACGACATTGTGCTGGTGAAGGACGAGACGCTGGAGGTGCCCAACGCCATCCTGCAGAAGATTCTATAA
- the nt5c3a gene encoding cytosolic 5'-nucleotidase 3 isoform X3 gives MPQFEKNTVHMKDPERVEQIICSMIKGGASKLQIITDFDMTLSKFAVNGKRCPTCHNIIDNCKLVTEDCREKLLQLKNKYYPIEIDPQLTMEEKYPFMVEWYFKSHTLLVEQRLQKDKLPDIVRESDSALREGYEHFFDRLQQHSVPVFIFSAGLGDVLEEIIRQAGVYLPNVKVVSNFMDFDDNGILKGFKGELIHVYNKHDGALRNTEYFKQFKDNTNIILMGDSLGDLNMADGVPNRENILKIGFLNDKVDELLDKYLNSYDIVLVKDETLEVPNAILQKIL, from the exons ATGCCTCAGTTTGAGAAGAACACGGTACACATGAAGGACCCGGAGAGGGTGGAGCAGATCATCTGTAGCATGATCAAAGGAGGAGCGTCGAAACTACAG ATCATCACAGATTTTGACATGACGTTAAGCAAATTTGCCGTCAACGGAAAACGCTGCCCGACATGTCACA atattaTTGATAACTGTAAGCTAGTGACGGAGGACTGCAGAGAGAAGCTTCTACAGCTGAAGAATAAATACTATCCCATTGAGATCGACCCCCAGCTCACGATGGAGGAGAAGTACCCCTTCATGGTGGaatg GTACTTTAAGTCCCACACGTTATTGGTGGAGCAGAGGCTGCAGAAGGACAAACTGCCCGATATTGTGCGAGAGTCAGACTCAGCCCTCAG GGAGGGCTACGAGCACTTCTTCGACCGCCTCCAGCAGCACAGTGTGCCCGTGTTCATCTTCTCCGCGGGTCTGGGGGACGTGTTGGAGGAGATCATCAGACAGGCTGGGGTCTACCTCCCCAACGTCAAGGTGGTCTCCAACTTCATGGACTTTGACGACAAC GGCATCCTGAAAGGCTTCAAGGGAGAACTGATCCACGTGTACAACAAGCATGACGGGGCCCTGCGCAACACAGAGTACTTTAAGCAGTTCAAGGACAACACCAACATCATCCTCATGGGTGATTCCCTGGGAGACCTAAACATGGCCGACGGCGTGCCCAACCGGGAGAACATACTGAAGATCGGATTCCTCAATGACAAG GTGGACGAGCTGCTGGACAAGTACCTGAACTCCTACGACATTGTGCTGGTGAAGGACGAGACGCTGGAGGTGCCCAACGCCATCCTGCAGAAGATTCTATAA